A stretch of Miscanthus floridulus cultivar M001 chromosome 13, ASM1932011v1, whole genome shotgun sequence DNA encodes these proteins:
- the LOC136501337 gene encoding peptidyl-prolyl cis-trans isomerase FKBP42-like isoform X2 produces the protein MAAVEEDSAPGAAAAAAGSSDNEITVEEASFVHTEPPQDGSAPPVVSSDMEVLHDKVKKQVIKEGHGKRPLKFATCFVHYRAWVQGSSHKFEDTWQEQHPIELVLGKEKKEMSGLGIGVGNMRSGECALLHVGWELGYGKEGSFSFPNVPPMADLVYEVELIGFDDIKEGKARSDMTVEERIAAADRRKIEGNEYFKKKKLEEAMQQYEMAIAYMGDDFMFQLFGKYRDMALAVKNPCHLNMAACLIKLNRFNEAIVQCSIVLSEDESNVKALFRRGKAKSELGQTESAREDFLKAKKYSPEDKEILWELRLLAEQDKVLYQKQKELYKGLFGPRPEVKPKKANYLPIFWQWLVSLIHYLIRMLKRKNE, from the exons ATGGCCGCCGTCGAAGAAGATTCGGCGCCTGGagcagccgccgctgccgctg GCTCCAGTGATAATGAGATAACAGTGGAAGAGGCCTCTTTTGTGCATACTGAACCTCCCCAGGATGGCAGTGCTCCACCCGTGGTTTCCTCTGATATGGAGGTTCTTCATGATAAAGTTAAGAAACAAGTCATCAAAGAAGGCCATGGCAAGAGACCCTTAAAGTTTGCGACGTGCTTTG TGCACTATAGAGCATGGGTTCAAGGATCATCTCATAAATTTGAGGATACGTGGCAGGAACAGCATCCAATTGAACTAGTACTTGGAAAAG AGAAAAAGGAAATGTCTGGTTTAGGCATTGGTGTTGGCAACATGAGAAGCGGGGAGTGTGCATTGTTGCATGTTGGTTGGGAGCTAGGCTATGGCAAAGAAGGAAGCTTTTCGTTCCCAAATGTCCCTCCAATGGCAGATCTTGTTTATGAAGTTGAACTTATTGGATTTGATGATATCAAGGAG GGGAAAGCTCGAAGTGACATGACAGTTGAGGAGAGGATTGCAGCTGCAGACCGGAGAAAGATTGAAGGCAATGAATATTTCAAAAAAAAGAAGCTTGAGGAGGCCATGCAGCAATATGAAATG GCAATTGCGTACATGGGTGACGATTTCATGTTTCAATTGTTTGGGAAGTACAGAGACATGGCCTTGGCTGTGAAAAATCCATGTCACCTCAACATGGCTGCGTGCCTTATCAAACTAAATAGATTCAATGAAGCTATTGTGCAGTGTAGCATC GTCTTGTCAGAGGACGAAAGTAACGTGAAAGCACTATTCAGGCGAGGAAAAGCTAAATCTGAACTTGGCCAGACAGAATCGGCCAGGGAGGATTTCCTGAAAGCGAAGAAATACTCCCCAGAAGACAAGGAGATCCTTTGGGAGCTCCGGTTGCTCGCAGAACAAGACAAGGTTCTGTACCAAAAGCAGAAAGAGCTATACAAAGGTCTCTTTGGGCCAAGGCCTGAAGTGAAACCAAAGAAGGCAAACTACCTCCCTATTTTCTGGCAGTGGCTGGTGTCCTTAATTCATTATCTGATTCGGATGCTCAAACGTAAGAATGAGTAG
- the LOC136501337 gene encoding peptidyl-prolyl cis-trans isomerase FKBP42-like isoform X1, which yields MRRFRILLFTAAADSFLNCSSDNEITVEEASFVHTEPPQDGSAPPVVSSDMEVLHDKVKKQVIKEGHGKRPLKFATCFVHYRAWVQGSSHKFEDTWQEQHPIELVLGKEKKEMSGLGIGVGNMRSGECALLHVGWELGYGKEGSFSFPNVPPMADLVYEVELIGFDDIKEGKARSDMTVEERIAAADRRKIEGNEYFKKKKLEEAMQQYEMAIAYMGDDFMFQLFGKYRDMALAVKNPCHLNMAACLIKLNRFNEAIVQCSIVLSEDESNVKALFRRGKAKSELGQTESAREDFLKAKKYSPEDKEILWELRLLAEQDKVLYQKQKELYKGLFGPRPEVKPKKANYLPIFWQWLVSLIHYLIRMLKRKNE from the exons ATGAGGCGGTTTCGAATCCTGCTATTCACAGCTGCTGCAGACAGTTTCCTGAATT GCTCCAGTGATAATGAGATAACAGTGGAAGAGGCCTCTTTTGTGCATACTGAACCTCCCCAGGATGGCAGTGCTCCACCCGTGGTTTCCTCTGATATGGAGGTTCTTCATGATAAAGTTAAGAAACAAGTCATCAAAGAAGGCCATGGCAAGAGACCCTTAAAGTTTGCGACGTGCTTTG TGCACTATAGAGCATGGGTTCAAGGATCATCTCATAAATTTGAGGATACGTGGCAGGAACAGCATCCAATTGAACTAGTACTTGGAAAAG AGAAAAAGGAAATGTCTGGTTTAGGCATTGGTGTTGGCAACATGAGAAGCGGGGAGTGTGCATTGTTGCATGTTGGTTGGGAGCTAGGCTATGGCAAAGAAGGAAGCTTTTCGTTCCCAAATGTCCCTCCAATGGCAGATCTTGTTTATGAAGTTGAACTTATTGGATTTGATGATATCAAGGAG GGGAAAGCTCGAAGTGACATGACAGTTGAGGAGAGGATTGCAGCTGCAGACCGGAGAAAGATTGAAGGCAATGAATATTTCAAAAAAAAGAAGCTTGAGGAGGCCATGCAGCAATATGAAATG GCAATTGCGTACATGGGTGACGATTTCATGTTTCAATTGTTTGGGAAGTACAGAGACATGGCCTTGGCTGTGAAAAATCCATGTCACCTCAACATGGCTGCGTGCCTTATCAAACTAAATAGATTCAATGAAGCTATTGTGCAGTGTAGCATC GTCTTGTCAGAGGACGAAAGTAACGTGAAAGCACTATTCAGGCGAGGAAAAGCTAAATCTGAACTTGGCCAGACAGAATCGGCCAGGGAGGATTTCCTGAAAGCGAAGAAATACTCCCCAGAAGACAAGGAGATCCTTTGGGAGCTCCGGTTGCTCGCAGAACAAGACAAGGTTCTGTACCAAAAGCAGAAAGAGCTATACAAAGGTCTCTTTGGGCCAAGGCCTGAAGTGAAACCAAAGAAGGCAAACTACCTCCCTATTTTCTGGCAGTGGCTGGTGTCCTTAATTCATTATCTGATTCGGATGCTCAAACGTAAGAATGAGTAG